The sequence ATTGATGGCGCCGGCGACAGACGGGTCTTCCAGGACGCGGCGGATGGCCCTACGTGCCATCAGCGCCGCGGCACGGTTGAATCGGGCGTGGGTGCCGTCCTGGGCGTTCACGATGCCGTGGAAGAGGCCGGCCGGGTTGCCGGATGTCTCGCTCGCGGGCGTGTCGCGCCGGTCGTAGACGGTGCTGCTCCATCCTTCCTGGGCCAGTGCCAGGGCCGTGGCACTGCCGGCCAGGCCCGCGCCCACGATGAGCGCATGCTGAGGTGTGGCGTGTCTCGATGTTCGGGAAGGCGGCCTGCGCGGCACGAATGAGGGCGCGTAGCGGGCGAGGGTGATGTCGCGCTTGCCGCCGGTGCCACGCGCTTCGCGCACATCGAAACCTGCCGAGCGCAAGCCCTCACGGACCGCGCTGGCCGAGGTCCAGGTGGCCAAGGTCGCACCCGGTGCGGCGAGGCGCGCGAGCGCCTTGGCGATGTGGGCGTCCCACATCTCCGCGTTGCGTGCCGGTGCGAAGCCGTCGAGGTAGAAGGCATCGACGTCGGCCACCAGTTCGGGCAGCCAGCTGCGCACGTCGCCGAGGGCAAGCAGCAGGCGCACGCGACCTGCCTCGAACTCGAGCGTGTGCAGGTTGTGCGTGAGAGAGGGCCAGGCATCGACCAGCGTGGCGGCCAGCGTTGGCGCAGGCGATTGTGCGTGGGCGCGCCGCATGTCGTCGGCGGTGAGAGGGTGCTGCTCGACCGAGATGAACACCAGCCGCTCGCATCGGGCCGGGTCGTCGCGCCATGCCTGCCAGGTGGCGAGGAAGTTGTTGCCGAGGCCGAAGCCGGTTTCCAGCACGACGAAGCGCGAGCGGCCCTGCCAGCGCGCTGGCAGCTCATTGCCGCCGAGGAACACATAACGTGCCTGCACGAAGGCACCGGCGCGCGGGTGGTAGATGTCCTGGTAGTGCGCCGAGTACGGCACGCCGTCGTCGGTATAGGCCAGCGTGGCCGCGGTGATGGGCCGGGTGTTCATCCGGCGGCGCGGGCCTGCAGCCACTCGAGCAGGCGGCCGCGGGCATCGGTGAGGCTGCGGTAGGCCAGCACCGCGTCGCTCATGCTTGCGAG comes from Piscinibacter sp. HJYY11 and encodes:
- the mnmC gene encoding bifunctional tRNA (5-methylaminomethyl-2-thiouridine)(34)-methyltransferase MnmD/FAD-dependent 5-carboxymethylaminomethyl-2-thiouridine(34) oxidoreductase MnmC, with protein sequence MNTRPITAATLAYTDDGVPYSAHYQDIYHPRAGAFVQARYVFLGGNELPARWQGRSRFVVLETGFGLGNNFLATWQAWRDDPARCERLVFISVEQHPLTADDMRRAHAQSPAPTLAATLVDAWPSLTHNLHTLEFEAGRVRLLLALGDVRSWLPELVADVDAFYLDGFAPARNAEMWDAHIAKALARLAAPGATLATWTSASAVREGLRSAGFDVREARGTGGKRDITLARYAPSFVPRRPPSRTSRHATPQHALIVGAGLAGSATALALAQEGWSSTVYDRRDTPASETSGNPAGLFHGIVNAQDGTHARFNRAAALMARRAIRRVLEDPSVAGAINGLLRLDEAQPAALQDVITRLGLPADYVQAVSPAEASALSGVTLRQAAWFYPGGGWVDPAATARAWLAQASPLARFQGGVTVSRLKRHGDSWQLLDAEGRVLDEAESVVLANAAEAMRLLDAHDWPIGIVRGQISHFQRDLVPHLVLPRLPLAGSGYVLPEVNGLALFGATSQPGDREPDVRPADHAANLAVLRDLTGVELGDLPIETVHGRVGWRTAAQDRLPVVGAVPAPADQQGRLDQPRFVHCLPGLFVFTALGSRGITWSTLGARTVASWIAGAPAPIEASLVDAIAPARFISRSARRPRVG